A region from the Sphaerodactylus townsendi isolate TG3544 linkage group LG01, MPM_Stown_v2.3, whole genome shotgun sequence genome encodes:
- the CCDC28A gene encoding coiled-coil domain-containing protein 28A, translating into MEERKTKRRSPKTSSTHVTQVVNNKKSSVPPSRSTAFSNPAPQPPLQKPKLKRGIKERAKPLGAESKGTQSAPIQHSFLTDVSDVQEMEKGLLSLLNDFHSGKLQAFGNECSIEQMEHVRGMQEKLARLNLELYGELEELPEDKRKAASDSNLDRLLSDLEELNSSIQKLHLADTQDVPNTSTS; encoded by the exons atggaagaaagaaaaaccaaGAGGAGGAGTCCCAAAACATCCAGCACTCATGTCACACAGGTGGTCAACAATAAGAAAAGTTCTGTACCGCCTAGTAGAAGTACTGCCTTTTCAAACCCTGCTCCACAGCCACCTTTGCAGAAACCAAAGCTGAAAAG AGGCATAAAAGAGAGAGCTAAACCACTTGGAGCAGAAAGCAAAGGCACACAGTCGGCTCCAATCCAGCACTCATTCCTTACAGATGTCTCAGATGTTCAAGAGATGGAGAAAGGGCTTCTGAGTCTCCTGAATGACTTCCACTCTGGCAAACTTCAAGCATTTG GAAATGAATGTTCCATTGAGCAAATGGAGCACGTGCGAGGAATGCAGGAGAAGCTGGCGCGTCTGAATCTGGAGCTGTATGGAGAGTTGGAAGAACTCCCTGAAGACAAGAGAAAAGCAGCTAGTGATTCCAACCTGGATAGATTGCTGTCAGAT CTGGAAGAACTGAATTCTTCAAT ACAAAAACTTCATTTAGCAGATACTCAGGATGTTCCAAACACCAGCACAAGCTAA